The following proteins come from a genomic window of Rutidosis leptorrhynchoides isolate AG116_Rl617_1_P2 chromosome 10, CSIRO_AGI_Rlap_v1, whole genome shotgun sequence:
- the LOC139870718 gene encoding probable ribose-5-phosphate isomerase 2, translated as MAIAYNAHSTTTTFAVMASSPPPPLVIITQDELKKIAAYKAVDDFIESGMVVGLGTGSTAKHAVDRIGEILQQENLTNIIGIPTSMRTREQALSLNIPLSDIETHPVLDLAIDGADEVDSDLNLVKGRGGALLREKMIGCASKKFIVIVDESKIVEHIGGSGLAMPVEVVPFCWKFTAQKLELLFKESECVAKIRTCLKTGDVFVTDNSNYTIDLYFKKQIGDLKAASDAMLRIPGVVDHGLFLDMATTVIVAGDHGVMVKNKSSLS; from the coding sequence ATGGCAATAGCTTACAACGCAcattccaccaccaccaccttcgCCGTAATGGCGTCATCACCTCCGCCTCCTCTGGTAATAATAACCCAAGATGAATTGAAAAAAATCGCCGCATACAAAGCTGTCGACGACTTTATCGAATCGGGTATGGTGGTCGGACTCGGAACAGGGTCAACCGCAAAACACGCGGTGGACCGTATTGGTGAGATTTTACAACAAGAAAATTTAACCAACATTATTGGAATCCCAACATCAATGAGAACACGTGAACAAGCTTTATCATTGAACATTCCTTTATCCGATATTGAGACCCACCCGGTTCTTGATTTAGCCATTGATGGAGCTGATGAAGTCGACTCGGATTTGAATTTGGTTAAAGGACGTGGTGGGGCATTACTTCGTGAAAAAATGATCGGATGTGCTTCGAAGAAGTTTATTGTAATTGTCGATGAATCGAAAATTGTTGAGCACATTGGTGGAAGTGGGTTAGCAATGCCTGTTGAAGTTGTTCCATTTTGTTGGAAATTTACTGCACAAAAACTTGAATTGTTGTTTAAAGAAAGTGAATGTGTTGCAAAGATTCGAACTTGTTTGAAAACTGGAGATGTTTTTGTGACGGATAATAGTAATTATACAATTGATTTGTATTTCAAGAAACAAATTGGGGATTTAAAGGCTGCAAGTGATGCAATGCTGAGGATTCCTGGTGTGGTTGATCATGGGTTGTTTCTTGATATGGCTACTACCGTGATCGTTGCGGGTGATCACGGTGTAATGGTCAAAAATAAGTCATCATTGAGTTAA